From the genome of Medicago truncatula cultivar Jemalong A17 chromosome 2, MtrunA17r5.0-ANR, whole genome shotgun sequence:
aacaaggtttagaccaacaaacaaactagggtttatagagaatctctcttggcaacaactctagggttgggattgttttgattcaccttgaacaaaacactattaggattgagtctcttggtcacgggaagaggctgggacttgggtagaattaggtttgaagactgattcttgaaactcattatctctttgtaaagaaactcattcattatagtggaacggagagctgctctctcccccagactaggtcatcattagaccgaactgggtaaacaaatatcttgtgttctttctctctctctctctctctcctttaACTCTTGctgttttttgtttggattatttgctacccgcttgatttgattacttggtattaatttgctccacgcatcaagtttttattggtgtggtttttctcaacgaattcacaacagacACGTATAAGGTACTAAGTACTAACAAATATCTTGATGTGCCGTCATTGATAGGCAGTAGTAAACATGCTACATATACTTTCAAGTTTTTTAAGGATTAGATTTGGAGTAAGATCAACTCATAAGCCAACCGTCTTATGGGATgagtgttttttcttcttccaggATCAGTCATCAACGAGATTGATGAAGTGTTGAATTCCTTCTGGTGAGGTCATAACTCAACAAACTTGCGAGGGTAGCTTTGGCTCTCGTGGGAAAGGCTATCCACTCCTAAGATTTTTGGTGTCACGCGATTCAAGAGCCTTAAAGCTTTTAATATGGCCAGGCCATGGTTGACAAACATGCATCGAAGCTGGTTTCTTATCCAGATTCCCTAATCAGTAATCACCCATCAtgtaattgcttttattttaaagttttaaaacgataaatattaaattaatgaaaaaatggAGCTTTCTATAAAACGACACTCATGTACGTACACGGTCAACAGGATGATGATTGATATTACTTCCATAGGCCATATATGGTCAATCAATATCTAACATTATAGGTAGTTGAGAagccttcaaaaaaaaattaaatgtaattgaCAATGATGGTACTATAACGATTTTTATAAAACTTTAGAATTACTACAGTTAGATTAGATAAACGTGTTTAAATTATGACAAATCATAAGGTTATGAATACATCCAACAAAGTTGATTACTTAGTGAAAGATTGCAAAGACATTTAATTTGCAGGTGtaaatttttcccttcccatcAGTTAGTGAGTGAGTTTCACTAGAAgataacaaaatcaatttatattaggttaattttaattatttaaacgaCATGTGTAACCTTTTATCAATCATGTTTTTATTGTCCCCGTGattttaactcaattggtaaagTAGGTTCGAATGAATTCGTCATCGTGAACTTAGCTTAGTTGATTTgaacaatgaataaaatatgcaagatctggggttcaaactccgaccaccacGAAAAAAAAGTAGGTTCGAATTCTGGATAGCACAgacaaaaatcatgtttttgttCATCACGGAAGTGTATCTTCCACTTACTATAACTGTATTACACACCCCACATAAAAGTACTGAAATTGAGCACTCAattcaacctaacccaccaacaTTGTTAGTTGCTAGTTGGCCTCTTTTTGATCTTCTATATACTTGCACCGACACATCCACATGTTGTTTCTTACATTGACATCACTCCGTTGCTTATGGATTAGCATAAGGATTTCCCATTCAAAATAACTAAGTTCATAAGTGCAAGAAGAATCTAGCTACCTAGCTGCAATCTCATAAGAATAAGAAACATATGCTGCTCAAATgaacaaaattaacaaatttacGATCAACTTCACAATGAAAAAGTGTTAAGATTTACATAACTTGTGAATATGATGAAGCTTTTTTAGGTTGTATTGTGTTCTAGTGTCCTAGGAGCTCTCAATAAAGTCAAAGTTGATGATACAAGACCTAATTTTATATTCCATGCTATGATAACAACAGTGTTACATTCTTCACCTGTGTAGATAATAACATATCTTTGATTAATTATTGCACAATGATACCAATATGTAACCATTGAGATAAATGTGAAAGTGAAATGTGTGTGTGGGGGACCAATACctttttttaggcaaaactTATACCCACGGCCACTGCACATATTTGTTGGCATTTTTCCAACAATACCTATGGTTTTAATGGTCCTAACTAAAAGGGTGCCATTTAGCATAGACCATACTTAAACTTGTCCATGATTGATTATTCTACTTTTTTACCATTAGATTTAGTTCCTTTTACTCTCACCAAATCCTTTCCCTCATCTATGTTTGCAACACAAGTACACAACCGCTCCTACGCAGGCCAGTAGGTGGGAAGTACTAATATACTttacttttacaaatttttaaaaacaaccaagagaaagaaatagaaaggAGATTTAATTGCTATTAATTGCAATTTGCACAACTGGTTTGAAACTCGAAGACATGATTGGGTTGGGTAGGGTATACCAAGAGTTATTGAAGGTATTTTCAAATAGACCAGAGGGAATCATGCATCGAAAGGTGGAGAATTACGGGTTCGAATCACACGACATTTTAATAAATGTGTCATTGCAATTGTATTACCATGTGAACTAGACATTACTGTCATTCtccatatatttatattaaaaatgagAGTGTCTTCACGCTAGGGCTGGAAATAAGTCGAGTCAAATCAAACCTATCTGCACCCGACTCGTTAAGAATTGGTTTGATTCGAACCTCGGCTCGAGTTTGACACAAACTATTTTTTCAGCTCAAGTTCGGCTCCTTTAAAGTTCACGATCAGTTTGGTTCGGCTCATTAGGTTCAATTCGTTTGATCAAAGTACATAACTCTAGGTATGGAAATGAGTAAAGTCACTTGAACTACATAAGTCAAAATGAAAGAATTTAGCTATTATTACACATAGTAATTAACACTAGTATGCATTCACCAAATCCATTTTTGCCTTCTTATGTCATATGTTTATCTTATTATAGATAATCATATCCTCCATTTTTCATGCATGTTCTGATGCAGGACTATTTTAAAGTAGCTCATTTTTATCCTATTATTGCTAAGTGTTTGTCTTAgtttttaaagtattatatatataatcaattatCTAATTGTGTAAAATTaactatatataaatttaaaaatattttttaagtgttatatatatatatatatatatatatatatatatatatatatatatatatatatataatcgagtcatctcatgaaccaaacgagtcgaactaCATATAGCTCAAGTTCAACTCAATTAgttgacgaacttaattttcagctcaagtttGGCTCATGAACAAAGTTCGACGAATCAATCGTTGAATCGAATTACGAACTATAATCAaattggttcggttcattgccagTGCTACTTCATTCCACTTTAATTAGAGAGTGTCTTCTTAACACTCCTATTAAAAATGACATTATTCCATTTCCAAAATTGAGTTTCAAATTGAAAAGACCATATGTTCCCGAACAATCTCATCCAATCAACATCACTTTAGTCACTTCTGTAGTTTTGCATAGATAAATTCTTtattcatttcaacaaaaagTTACCAATTCTCCACGTTTTCGACAAAGGCTTATAATTAAGGAAAAAACATAGTTAACTATAAAGTGGAAATCAACATTTCCTATAAAAGGAACACACCCGGTTTGTAAAAGAGCACACAAAGTGAAGTGCAACAATGGATGGTAAGGTAGAAGCATCCTCAAAAGAAGCAGATGAGAGCTTGAGTATTGGGAGCAAACGTGGTGGTTGGATAAGTTTCCCTTTCTTCATTGgtctctctctttttcctttcatGTTCTTACTCATCAAACATTATTAATTCACTCACTCTTACACATCTAaagagtattttattttttatttttttgtgtgtgtctTAACCATATAATAATGGAGAGTTTGGCTAAAAAGCAAGTAAAATTTAGTCGATGATTGTTTCCGTCAGAATATGAATTCAGATCGATCTCCTGAACTATTTGTCGCTCAATGAGCTCATTCTTGAGCTGAATCACTTGATATAAAAAGCatgtcaatattatttaaatggttatattttttattttattttgttgattaattATAGGTATGATAACGGGGTTGTCACTTGCAAGCACTGGAATTGTTGGAAACTTGATTGTATATCTTATAAGTGAATTCAATATCAAGAGCATCAATGCAGCTCAGATTGTAAACGTTGTTGTTGGAAGCACAAGTCTATTTCCACTTGTTGCAGCAATCCTTGCTGACTCTTTCTTTGGCTCATTCTTAGTTGCCTTTGCTTCTTCTTGTGTTGCTTTGCTGGTAAACTATATCTATCTAATCTAAATctctatatttatattatgttagGTTGCATATGCAAGCATTTTGTCCTGCTTCTCTCActgttaaaataaatataatatgctccatttcctttgtttcttttttagtaCTGTGAGGTTAAATGTTTTCCTCTTGGTTTAATTGGAAGTTTTGGCTCAATAGTTAAGAAATGTCACTTTAGagaacatttattattattttccattattatacccttatttattgaatttcattcaactttactactccactaactgcaattaataagagtattttagtaaatgatattaattttatcattgaaatcaacacaattaatcattttcttaataatcgtgcacaaaccttaaacgaTTATAATTTAGAGACGGTgggaatatatattttgatctcAAAGTAAACTAGTTTTAGAATCATGGTAGTTGATTCCAATCAATTATATATCTAGATTTTTAATACGTAGAAGTCACATAAGATTTCAATCGTTagcagaaaaaaattaaattaaaacaaaaatttgtaaACTTAAAATATACAATTCATCTTTAATGTAATCTCTTATTTAATGACAAAAAGTTGACACAAATTTCATTAACCgagtcttcaattttttttaataacgattaaaattatatttattcagtGAAGAAGTCTTAACTCAACTGATAAacatgtcgaaattgttaggtcaaaTGTCATGATCGAGGTTCGAATTCTGACCAAACAATTTATGCATGCGAATTTCAATGATTATTTATCACTTCGTGTATCAACATAAAGAAATTCTACTTAtacaaaagaagaaaactttAATTACACCTActtgaatttttaattattttttatttaaaaaaaatagttgaacaTATGgaatatcttttaatttttatataagttCAATCATGATTGAATAATTTAATCCTAGATCAATATTAAACATCAATGATTAACCATGTCTTTTTGTATCCTTTTTTCGGTCATAATGacacattataaaaataataatatttcaatcattttcattttaattatttccaTCAAGTTCTGATTGAAAAGATAGGACATACgataaaacaaataaacattgacgttgagtcaatttttttttgaaccaaagacataaaaattaaagctctaaattttgattttgttataatCAATTCAAGTAAAATTTtttcaaacatatcaaaatttataattctaattaatttcATCATCTCGAAAAAttcactttcttttttgttttaaagagtATAACAGCGAAACTTGCACACACAAAAAACGGAGAATTTGTATGTTCAAACTTGTGTTCCAGCGTAGCAAATGTCCGATTTTCCCATATGATTTGCATTTTcataaccaaacatacacttatttGTGGTAAATAGCATCTCTCTTTTAAACTTTCACCTTTGCACTTGCAGGGCACAATTCTATTATTCTTGACGGCAACTATTAATTCACTAAAGCCTCATCCATGTAGCAATGATTCATCAATCACATGCAAACCACCAACAGGAATCCAATATACAGTTTTATACATAAGCATAGTGTTAATATCAATTGGTTTTGGTGGTTCACGTTACACAGCAGCATCACTAGGAGCCAATCAATTTAACAAACCAGAACATCAGGGAATATTTTTCAACTGGTTCTTTTTCGCTTTCTATGTTGCTTCAGGAGCTGCATTAACTGGAATTATTTACATTGAAGATAATTTGGGTTGGGCTACAGGATTTGGTATCTGTGTTGTGGCTGCTTTTGTTGGTGTGGTTATTTTTTTGTCGGGTTATCGATTTTATCGAGCCGAAAAGCTTCAAGGAAGTGCGGTTTTGGATTTGGGACGTGTTTTTGTTGCATCTGTTCGTAAGTGGAAGTGTAAGCTCTCATCTAGAGTTGAGGATTACTATACTACCAATGGTGATGATGTTATGGTTCAAGTGCTACCTCCAGTTACACCAGGAAAAAGATTAAGGTACTTTTTGGATTTGTTTCacttaattaaaatacataaatgTTATATCAATAGATTCAATACTAAGTTATAGATATTTTGAGATTTGTTAGAGTTAATTGCATGTTATTTAAGATAGTtacaatatttcaattttctttttttaagataGTTACAAGTTAGTTATGATTAGTATATAGTTGGTTATATTTGTTACTTTACAATACTAAGTTTAATgagtttttaataaatataaatataaatatataaagattgaggattaaaaaaaaacaaaattatactaataaaaaagCCTAGAACAAAGCACTAGGTGTACTTTGGTAAAAAGAAAGGTGTACTTTGGTTTGGTTATGTCAAGCTTACAACTGATGTTGATTTGTGATTGATCAACTTTACAAGAAGTTTACAATGACACCACATACATGAACACTTGAAAATCATGGTTAATTCTCTCTAAATGCATGGTTGATAAAGTTCATAGAAGATTAATGAGTGGAGAAATTGCTTTTGGTGTTGGAGTCCATTGTTGTGATGATTTTCTTTCTGTTTCAATAGAAATGATGAAGAATCAAGGTCGTAGATTTTAGTCGCAGATAGTGGAGTGCTACTTTTTGATGTCAAACCCTAATGCGTagcaagtgtgagttaaaaaTCTCACGTTATTTATAAGTGAGAGCATAAACTCAATGCCTTAAGATTTTGGGTTAAGATGTGGTGTCCAACTCACTTGTGGTTGCTCTGACCTAGTGTGTATGATCCTCTGAACTCCACTCATGACTCAACAAACCCTAACAAACAACATTGCCTAACTGTTTTCTAACAGGGGATGCATCTTGTGATAGTTTTGGTGGTGGAGAAATCAGTGATTTATTTTACTGAAAGAAAATCATTACTTACAGTAATTGTTGCTTCTTAAATTGAGGCGAAAACACTGAATATGACTTGAGATTTCAGCACCATCTTACATCGTGCTCCACGAGCATGTGCTAATAGCATGAGTATCATGTGGTGGTGGTCGTGGTCATAGTTTTGTCTATAGTTGTAGCAGCAAACATATATTAGTGGAGTGGGCAACTTTTAGTCATGACCACAATTGTCCATACACCATAGTTGTAGTAGTTAAGATGATAAACTAATGGACCCAAGTCATGTAAAAGTGCAtgaccttttttcttcttcttctttaattcatttagaGTCTATTTAGAGTGACTTGTTTAAATTTATCTACTAACAACATAAGAATTTGTGAGACAGTACGTGAGACAACCATAAAGcgcttaattaaatttatttattgttatacAAATAGCTTACACATACACATTTATATGATAAGCATTTATGATACGCTATACATcgtttaattaaattgtttatccaaacatggccGTACCATTTTTATCTAAACAAATTTAGATCAGGAGAGGCACAATGCTAGAACTACCAACCTTGACATTAGACATACAAGGTAACAGAAAAAAAATCGAATTTAAATCCAAGTTAGGGTCGGTAGGAGCCAAAGATCCAACCATCTAGACCAGCCAACTTTTATTGGCTTGATTGTTTCATTTGTTAGTTATGCTTTTTCTAATAGAAACTAGAAGTTCCAGATACTTAAGCAATGAAAGGAGAATATACTTGAAGCtatatgctatata
Proteins encoded in this window:
- the LOC11412783 gene encoding protein NRT1/ PTR FAMILY 2.6, translating into MDGKVEASSKEADESLSIGSKRGGWISFPFFIGMITGLSLASTGIVGNLIVYLISEFNIKSINAAQIVNVVVGSTSLFPLVAAILADSFFGSFLVAFASSCVALLGTILLFLTATINSLKPHPCSNDSSITCKPPTGIQYTVLYISIVLISIGFGGSRYTAASLGANQFNKPEHQGIFFNWFFFAFYVASGAALTGIIYIEDNLGWATGFGICVVAAFVGVVIFLSGYRFYRAEKLQGSAVLDLGRVFVASVRKWKCKLSSRVEDYYTTNGDDVMVQVLPPVTPGKRLRFFNRASLITDADLKSDGSVKKSSWRLCTVQQVDDFKKIIGILPLWSSSIFLATPIAIQSCLVVLQALVMDRSLGPHFKIPASSVSVIVLISAPIFLTFLDRVLLPGWHKVTRKMPMPLQRIGAGHVLTVLGMVVSALVESKRLKLVHVHNVSMSVLWLFPQLVLVGIGEAFHFPGQVTFYYQQFPQSLKNTSTAMISMLIGIAFYLSTALIDQVRRSTDWLPDEINHGKVDNVYWMLVVFGGINFVYYLLCSISYKYENV